A genomic window from Geothermobacter ehrlichii includes:
- the serA gene encoding phosphoglycerate dehydrogenase — protein MKVLISDTFSPEGLRLFEEAEEIELVYQPGITADELLTAIADVDALVVRGGTQVGADLLDRAERLRVIARAGIGVDNINLKAANRKGVVVMNTPFGSTTTTAEHTLAMLFSLARNIPQAHGSTIAGGWAKDDFLGVELAGKTLGVVGAGKIGRLVVERARAMAMKVLVHDPYLSSEMIRQMGAEPVELDALLESSDFITLHIPLNAETEFLLNRKTLARCKPGCRIVNCATGGLIDEQALAEAIAGGQIAGAALDVFAQEPPAADNPLLKLPQVICTPHLRASTLDAQVNVTVQAARQVIAFLRHGEVSNALNVPSVSAELLAVIRPYVRLGEKLGLLLAQLSEGAIRSLRIDYAGDITEHPMAPMTCAVLNGLLYPAVGSMINYVNAPHLARERGIEITESKSSRAEGYTALMRITVEADGGRHSVCGAFFGGQGRIVAIDDYPVETTPDGPLLILYNRDEPGVVGFIGQLLGDARVNIASMNLARGENEALSIIRIDSPVSEQLLARIGEHPAIRAVTQAIL, from the coding sequence ATGAAAGTTCTCATTTCAGACACCTTTTCCCCCGAAGGCCTGCGACTTTTCGAAGAAGCCGAAGAGATCGAACTCGTCTACCAGCCAGGGATAACCGCCGACGAGCTGCTGACGGCCATCGCCGATGTCGACGCGCTGGTGGTCCGTGGAGGTACCCAGGTCGGCGCCGACCTGCTCGATCGCGCAGAACGGCTGCGGGTCATCGCCCGCGCCGGCATCGGGGTCGATAACATCAACCTGAAGGCGGCGAATCGCAAGGGGGTGGTGGTCATGAACACCCCCTTCGGCAGCACCACGACCACCGCCGAGCACACCCTGGCCATGCTCTTCTCCCTGGCCCGCAACATTCCGCAAGCCCACGGCTCGACCATCGCCGGCGGTTGGGCGAAGGACGATTTTCTCGGCGTCGAACTCGCCGGCAAGACCCTCGGTGTGGTCGGCGCCGGCAAGATAGGCCGACTGGTGGTCGAACGGGCACGGGCAATGGCGATGAAGGTCCTGGTCCACGATCCCTACCTTTCGTCCGAGATGATCCGGCAGATGGGGGCCGAGCCGGTCGAACTGGATGCGTTGCTGGAATCGTCCGATTTCATCACCCTGCACATCCCCCTCAACGCCGAGACCGAGTTCCTGCTCAACCGCAAGACTCTCGCCCGCTGCAAACCGGGATGCCGCATCGTCAACTGCGCCACCGGCGGTCTCATCGACGAACAGGCCCTGGCCGAAGCCATCGCCGGCGGCCAGATCGCCGGCGCGGCCCTCGACGTCTTCGCCCAGGAACCGCCGGCCGCCGACAATCCGCTGCTGAAACTGCCCCAGGTGATCTGCACGCCCCACCTGCGGGCGTCGACTCTCGATGCCCAGGTCAACGTCACCGTACAGGCGGCGCGGCAGGTCATCGCATTTCTGCGCCACGGCGAGGTGAGCAACGCCCTCAACGTACCCTCGGTCAGCGCTGAACTGCTCGCCGTTATCCGTCCCTACGTACGGCTCGGCGAAAAGCTCGGCCTGCTGCTGGCCCAACTGAGCGAAGGCGCCATCCGCAGCCTGCGCATCGACTATGCCGGCGACATCACCGAACACCCCATGGCGCCCATGACCTGCGCCGTTCTCAACGGCCTGCTCTACCCAGCTGTCGGGTCGATGATCAACTACGTCAACGCCCCGCACCTGGCCCGCGAACGGGGCATCGAAATCACCGAGTCAAAAAGCTCCCGCGCCGAAGGCTATACTGCTCTCATGCGCATCACCGTCGAGGCGGACGGCGGCCGGCACTCGGTCTGCGGTGCCTTTTTCGGCGGTCAGGGACGCATCGTCGCCATCGACGACTATCCGGTCGAAACCACGCCCGACGGTCCGCTGCTGATTCTCTACAACAGGGACGAGCCGGGGGTTGTCGGCTTTATCGGCCAGCTGCTCGGCGACGCCAGAGTCAACATCGCCAGCATGAACCTGGCCCGCGGCGAGAACGAAGCCTTGTCCATCATCAGGATCGACAGCCCGGTGTCCGAACAGCTGCTGGCGCGGATCGGCGAACACCCGGCCATCCGCGCAGTGACCCAGGCCATACTCTGA
- a CDS encoding cold-shock protein, which translates to MTMRGTVKWFNNAKGFGFIEQEGGPDIFVHFSAIRMEGYRTLNEGDLVQFEMVEGPKGLQAQNVTLC; encoded by the coding sequence ATGACCATGCGAGGGACCGTGAAATGGTTCAACAATGCCAAGGGTTTCGGTTTCATCGAACAGGAGGGGGGACCGGACATCTTCGTTCACTTCTCCGCCATCCGGATGGAGGGCTACCGCACCCTCAACGAGGGTGACCTGGTGCAGTTCGAGATGGTGGAAGGCCCCAAGGGCCTGCAGGCCCAGAACGTCACCCTCTGCTGA